The following proteins are encoded in a genomic region of Enterocloster clostridioformis:
- the argF gene encoding ornithine carbamoyltransferase yields MNLKGRHFLTLKDYTPEEITYLLDLAADLKDKKKKGVLADSLRGKNVALIFEKTSTRTRCAFEVAAHDLGMGTTYLDPSGSQIGKKESIADTARVLGRMYEGIEYRGFGQEIVEELAKYAGVPVWNGLTNEDHPTQMLADLLTIREHLGCLKGLKLVYMGDARYNMGNSLMIACTKMGMHFVACAPAKYFPDPSLVKECEAYAAASGGSVTLTEDVAEAVKGADIIDTDVWVSMGEPDEVWEERIKDLTPYKVTKAVMDLAGPKAIFLHCLPSFHDLKTKIGKEMGERFHVSELEVTDEVFESGQSVVFDEAENRMHTIKAVMLATLGES; encoded by the coding sequence ATGAATTTAAAAGGAAGGCATTTTTTGACACTGAAGGATTATACACCGGAGGAGATTACATACCTGCTGGATTTGGCAGCGGACCTGAAGGATAAAAAGAAAAAGGGAGTGCTGGCAGATTCGCTGCGCGGAAAGAATGTGGCCCTTATCTTTGAGAAAACCAGTACCAGAACGCGGTGCGCCTTTGAGGTGGCGGCCCATGATCTGGGTATGGGTACCACCTATCTGGATCCGTCAGGGTCACAGATTGGAAAGAAAGAAAGCATTGCAGATACGGCGAGGGTTTTGGGAAGGATGTATGAGGGTATTGAATACCGTGGTTTCGGACAGGAAATCGTGGAAGAGCTGGCAAAGTACGCCGGTGTGCCTGTATGGAACGGCCTGACCAATGAGGACCATCCTACCCAGATGTTAGCGGATCTTCTGACCATCCGCGAGCATTTGGGATGTTTGAAAGGCTTAAAGCTTGTGTATATGGGAGATGCGCGCTATAATATGGGTAACTCCCTGATGATTGCCTGCACAAAGATGGGCATGCATTTCGTGGCCTGCGCTCCGGCTAAGTATTTCCCGGATCCATCCCTGGTCAAGGAATGCGAGGCCTATGCGGCGGCCAGCGGCGGTTCCGTTACCCTCACCGAGGATGTGGCGGAAGCTGTTAAGGGAGCGGATATCATTGATACGGATGTGTGGGTATCCATGGGCGAGCCTGACGAGGTATGGGAGGAGAGAATTAAGGACCTGACTCCATATAAGGTGACAAAGGCTGTCATGGACCTGGCTGGACCTAAGGCCATTTTCCTGCACTGCCTGCCCTCATTCCATGACCTTAAGACCAAGATTGGCAAGGAGATGGGAGAACGTTTCCATGTGTCCGAACTGGAGGTAACAGACGAAGTATTTGAGTCCGGCCAGTCTGTGGTGTTTGACGAGGCTGAGAACCGGATGCATACCATCAAAGCAGTTATGCTGGCAACGTTAGGAGAATCATAA
- a CDS encoding DUF6637 family protein: MQGQRGRSERHSGVFLDMVHLMLGIAIVILAVLSFINPEGNHMLFPLVFLLAALLNAVNGIFELKTRGRDKKKFGASILQLALAAGLMVLGILSAVSIWA, translated from the coding sequence ATGCAGGGACAGAGAGGACGGAGTGAACGCCATTCCGGGGTATTCCTGGACATGGTACACCTGATGCTTGGGATTGCCATTGTAATCCTGGCTGTGCTGTCATTCATTAACCCGGAGGGAAATCATATGCTTTTCCCTCTGGTGTTTTTACTGGCAGCCTTGTTAAACGCGGTAAACGGAATATTTGAGCTTAAGACCAGAGGAAGGGATAAGAAGAAGTTTGGCGCCAGCATCCTGCAGCTGGCTTTGGCGGCAGGACTTATGGTCCTTGGCATTTTAAGCGCCGTCAGTATCTGGGCATAG
- a CDS encoding biotin--[acetyl-CoA-carboxylase] ligase, protein MKTEILRMLKSTGDYLSGQRLCEMLGVSRTAVWKAVGELKEEGYVIEAVRNRGYRLVEGADVITQAELASMLHTQWIGTRLVYFDETDSTNTRARKLAEEGAPHGTLVVADRQTAGKGRRGKSWVSPAGTGIWMSMVLRPSMSPMSASMLTLIAGLAVVRGVKESTGLEAMIKWPNDAVLNGKKICGILTEMSTEVECIRYVIPGIGINVNMDGFPEEIKATATSLKLEAGRSIKRSLVIAAVADNFEYYYDIFMKTCDMSGLRDDYNKSLVNLGREVLVLDPRGQYKGKALGIDGEGSLLVRREDGNVSAVISGEVSVRGIYGYV, encoded by the coding sequence ATGAAGACAGAAATTTTACGGATGCTTAAAAGCACCGGGGATTACCTGTCCGGACAGCGGCTGTGTGAGATGCTGGGAGTTTCCCGCACTGCTGTCTGGAAGGCAGTAGGTGAACTGAAGGAAGAAGGATATGTAATAGAGGCGGTCCGGAACAGGGGATACCGTCTTGTGGAAGGTGCTGATGTCATAACCCAGGCTGAGCTTGCATCCATGCTTCATACGCAGTGGATTGGGACCAGGCTGGTATATTTTGATGAGACGGATTCCACGAATACAAGGGCCAGAAAACTGGCGGAGGAGGGAGCCCCCCACGGAACACTGGTGGTGGCAGACCGCCAGACAGCGGGAAAGGGGCGGAGGGGAAAAAGCTGGGTCTCCCCGGCCGGCACAGGCATATGGATGAGCATGGTGCTCAGGCCGTCCATGTCTCCTATGAGCGCATCCATGCTGACTCTTATCGCAGGACTGGCAGTGGTCAGGGGTGTGAAGGAGAGTACGGGACTTGAGGCTATGATTAAATGGCCCAACGATGCGGTGCTGAATGGAAAAAAGATATGCGGAATCCTTACGGAGATGAGCACGGAGGTGGAATGCATCCGCTATGTGATTCCGGGAATCGGAATCAACGTGAATATGGATGGTTTTCCGGAGGAAATCAAGGCCACTGCCACCTCTCTTAAGCTGGAAGCGGGCAGGAGCATCAAGCGCAGCTTAGTCATTGCCGCGGTGGCGGATAATTTTGAATATTATTATGATATCTTCATGAAAACATGCGATATGTCAGGTCTTAGGGATGACTACAATAAGTCACTTGTCAATCTGGGCAGGGAGGTTCTGGTACTGGACCCCAGAGGCCAATATAAAGGAAAGGCCCTGGGCATTGACGGTGAAGGCAGCCTTTTGGTCAGACGGGAGGACGGAAATGTATCAGCCGTCATTTCAGGAGAGGTATCGGTAAGAGGTATATATGGATATGTATGA
- the mutY gene encoding A/G-specific adenine glycosylase — protein sequence MDMYDTGHLYDRLQVLEREEMPLGRRERLSFMERPLLAWYSSRARSLPWRDDPEPYRVWISEIMLQQTRVEAVKPYFERFMEAFPTVSHLAQAEDDYLMKMWEGLGYYNRARNLKAAARMIMSEYGGCLPASFDELIRLPGIGSYTAGAIASIAYGIPLPAVDGNVLRVISRVLGDREDIKKASVKAGIEAELKDVMPRDEASHYNQGLIEIGALVCIPGGEPRCSQCPLASICLTRKNGWWKEIPYKSPDKARKIEERTVFIIEYQDKVAIRKRPPKGLLASLYELPNIEGKASGEAVPQVLGLDREQVESVEQLPEAKHVFSHVEWHMTGYRVVLSKEENPLSCFMVSREDLEQTYALPNAFNAYTKLIG from the coding sequence ATGGATATGTATGATACAGGACATTTGTATGACCGCCTCCAGGTACTGGAGAGGGAGGAGATGCCCCTTGGACGCAGGGAACGGCTCAGCTTCATGGAACGCCCCCTGCTGGCCTGGTATTCATCCAGGGCCCGTTCCCTTCCCTGGAGGGATGACCCGGAGCCATACCGGGTATGGATATCGGAAATCATGCTCCAGCAGACCAGGGTAGAGGCGGTCAAGCCCTATTTTGAGCGCTTCATGGAAGCGTTTCCCACTGTGTCACATCTGGCACAGGCAGAAGATGATTATCTCATGAAGATGTGGGAAGGCCTGGGATATTATAACCGGGCCAGAAATTTAAAGGCAGCGGCCCGGATGATTATGTCAGAATACGGCGGCTGCCTTCCTGCATCCTTTGATGAACTGATCCGGCTGCCGGGAATCGGAAGCTATACAGCGGGGGCCATTGCCTCTATCGCCTACGGCATTCCGCTGCCGGCTGTGGACGGCAATGTGCTCCGCGTCATATCCAGGGTCCTGGGGGATAGGGAGGATATAAAAAAGGCCTCTGTGAAGGCTGGCATCGAGGCAGAGCTTAAGGACGTGATGCCGCGGGATGAGGCCAGCCATTACAACCAGGGACTCATAGAAATCGGAGCCCTGGTGTGCATACCGGGCGGCGAACCCAGATGCAGCCAGTGTCCCCTGGCATCCATCTGCCTTACCAGAAAAAACGGCTGGTGGAAGGAGATTCCGTACAAATCTCCGGATAAGGCGAGGAAGATTGAGGAACGGACCGTTTTTATCATAGAATACCAGGATAAGGTGGCCATACGCAAGCGCCCTCCCAAGGGGCTGCTGGCTTCCCTCTACGAGCTTCCCAACATTGAGGGAAAGGCTTCCGGGGAGGCAGTGCCGCAGGTGCTGGGACTTGACCGGGAGCAAGTGGAGTCGGTGGAGCAGCTGCCGGAGGCAAAGCATGTGTTTTCCCATGTGGAGTGGCACATGACCGGGTACAGGGTGGTTCTCTCAAAGGAGGAGAACCCTCTGTCCTGCTTCATGGTATCCAGGGAGGACCTGGAGCAAACCTACGCTTTGCCCAATGCATTTAATGCATATACAAAGCTGATTGGATAA
- a CDS encoding diacylglycerol/lipid kinase family protein: MKKMLFVFNPRSGKEQIKGQLMEILDIFTKAGYELRVHVTQKQKDAMDVVARLGKKVDVVVCSGGDGTLNETISGMMKLKKMPLLGYIPAGSTNDFATSLGIPKRMPLAAWDIVEGTPFAIDTGTFCEDRNFMYIAAFGAFTEVSYLTSQDRKNLLGHQAYMLEGVKSLAGLKPYHMKVEWDGQVLEEDFAFGMVTNTISVGGFKGLVNQSVALNDGLFEVLLIRMPRTPVDLSNIISYMFLREEPNEYVHKFKTSSIRLTSEQEVDWVLDGEYGGSRTEVTIGNIRENVQILLRNHPEEESGRKQIE; the protein is encoded by the coding sequence ATGAAAAAAATGTTGTTTGTATTCAATCCCCGTTCCGGTAAGGAACAGATTAAGGGACAGCTGATGGAAATACTGGACATCTTCACCAAGGCCGGGTACGAGCTTCGCGTCCATGTGACCCAAAAGCAGAAGGATGCCATGGACGTGGTGGCCAGGCTGGGCAAAAAGGTGGATGTGGTGGTGTGCAGCGGCGGAGACGGCACCCTCAATGAAACCATATCCGGGATGATGAAGCTTAAGAAAATGCCGCTTTTGGGCTATATTCCTGCCGGCTCCACCAATGACTTTGCCACCAGCCTGGGAATACCCAAGCGCATGCCTCTGGCTGCCTGGGATATCGTGGAGGGAACCCCCTTTGCCATTGACACCGGAACCTTTTGTGAAGACAGGAATTTTATGTATATAGCGGCCTTTGGGGCTTTTACGGAAGTGTCCTATCTGACATCCCAGGACAGGAAGAACCTCCTGGGACACCAGGCGTACATGCTGGAAGGTGTAAAGAGTCTGGCAGGACTGAAGCCCTATCATATGAAGGTGGAGTGGGACGGACAGGTGCTGGAGGAGGATTTTGCCTTTGGCATGGTGACCAATACCATCAGTGTGGGCGGGTTTAAGGGACTGGTGAATCAGTCTGTGGCTCTCAATGACGGTCTCTTTGAGGTGCTGCTCATACGGATGCCGAGGACACCGGTGGATTTGAGCAATATTATCTCCTATATGTTTCTCAGGGAAGAACCAAATGAGTATGTGCATAAGTTCAAGACATCATCCATACGCCTTACTTCGGAACAGGAGGTGGACTGGGTGCTGGACGGCGAATACGGCGGCTCCAGGACCGAGGTCACCATTGGAAATATCAGGGAGAACGTACAGATTCTGTTGAGGAATCATCCGGAAGAGGAATCAGGGCGGAAACAGATAGAATAA
- the rpoD gene encoding RNA polymerase sigma factor RpoD has translation MEKDDFLKKLEKLVEHAKTKHNTLDAGEINDFFTGDNLSPEQMDQIYSYLEGRSIDVVPVLDEAMLTEDTVLLDDIDLDLDLDDDSFIKDAEEEEIDLDAVDLLEGIGTEDPVRMYLKEIGTVPLLTADEELELAQRKADGDEFAKERLIEANLRLVVSIAKRYTGRGMSFLDLVQEGNLGLIKGVEKFDYTKGYKLSTYATWWIRQSVTRALADQARTIRVPVHMVETINKMSKMQRKLTLELGYEPSVTELAEALDMTEDKVMEIMQIAREPASLETPIGEEDDSNLGDFVADNNVVTPEGNVESVMLREHIDALLGDLKERERQVIVLRFGLEDGHPRTLEEVGKEFNVTRERIRQIEAKALRKLRNPVRSKRIRDFL, from the coding sequence GTGGAAAAGGACGATTTTTTAAAGAAGCTGGAAAAGCTGGTCGAACATGCAAAAACCAAACACAACACATTGGATGCAGGGGAGATTAACGATTTTTTTACCGGGGATAATCTGTCACCGGAACAGATGGACCAAATTTACAGTTACCTGGAGGGCCGCAGCATTGATGTGGTTCCCGTACTGGACGAAGCGATGCTTACCGAGGACACTGTTCTGCTTGATGACATTGATTTGGACCTGGATTTAGACGACGACAGCTTCATTAAAGATGCAGAAGAGGAAGAAATCGACCTGGATGCAGTGGACCTGTTAGAGGGAATCGGAACAGAGGACCCGGTCCGCATGTATCTCAAAGAAATTGGCACCGTGCCCCTTCTTACGGCAGACGAAGAACTTGAATTGGCCCAGCGTAAGGCTGACGGCGATGAGTTTGCAAAAGAAAGGTTAATCGAGGCTAACCTGCGTCTTGTGGTCAGCATTGCAAAGCGCTATACAGGCAGGGGCATGAGCTTTCTGGACCTGGTACAGGAGGGCAATTTAGGACTGATCAAGGGCGTGGAAAAGTTTGACTATACAAAGGGTTACAAACTAAGTACATATGCTACATGGTGGATCCGCCAGTCCGTTACAAGGGCTTTGGCAGATCAGGCGAGGACAATCCGAGTACCGGTGCATATGGTAGAGACCATCAACAAGATGTCCAAGATGCAGAGAAAGCTGACGCTGGAGCTGGGCTATGAGCCTTCCGTTACAGAACTGGCAGAGGCTCTTGATATGACGGAAGATAAGGTTATGGAAATCATGCAGATTGCCAGGGAGCCGGCTTCCCTTGAAACGCCCATTGGTGAGGAGGACGACTCCAACCTGGGTGATTTCGTGGCGGACAACAACGTGGTGACGCCGGAGGGCAATGTGGAATCCGTTATGCTGCGGGAACACATCGACGCCCTTTTGGGAGATCTTAAGGAGAGGGAGCGCCAGGTGATTGTGCTGCGGTTCGGACTGGAGGACGGCCATCCACGTACATTGGAGGAGGTGGGCAAGGAATTCAATGTAACCAGGGAACGCATCCGCCAGATTGAGGCCAAGGCTCTCAGAAAGCTGCGCAATCCGGTGAGAAGCAAACGAATCAGGGATTTCCTGTAG
- a CDS encoding epoxyqueuosine reductase QueH, with translation MTQPGQKRNYQKELDRLIEGLQREGRIPKLLLHSCCAPCSSYVLEYLSQYFDVTVYYYNPNIFPEAEYEARVKEQERLIREMAAARPVRFLAGSYEPEEFFSIARGHEKDPEGGERCHRCYELRLDRAAREAASGDFDFFTTTLSISPLKNARWLNDIGCRLAGQYGIPYLVSDFKKKNGYKRSVELSALYGLYRQDYCGCVYSRAEA, from the coding sequence ATGACACAGCCGGGACAAAAACGCAACTACCAGAAGGAATTGGACAGGCTCATAGAGGGACTGCAGAGAGAGGGCCGCATCCCTAAGCTGCTGCTGCACAGCTGCTGTGCTCCCTGCAGCAGCTATGTGCTGGAATATCTGAGCCAATACTTTGATGTGACCGTGTATTATTACAATCCCAATATTTTTCCTGAGGCGGAGTATGAGGCCAGGGTGAAGGAACAGGAGCGGCTGATACGGGAAATGGCTGCTGCAAGGCCGGTCCGGTTCCTGGCAGGCAGCTATGAACCGGAGGAATTTTTCTCTATTGCCAGGGGCCATGAGAAGGATCCGGAGGGAGGGGAGCGGTGTCACCGCTGCTATGAACTGCGTCTGGACCGCGCCGCCAGAGAGGCCGCGTCAGGGGACTTTGATTTTTTCACGACCACCCTATCCATCAGTCCCTTAAAGAATGCCCGGTGGCTCAATGACATCGGATGCAGACTGGCCGGCCAGTATGGAATCCCTTATCTGGTTTCGGATTTTAAGAAGAAAAACGGCTATAAGCGTTCTGTGGAATTATCCGCATTGTACGGACTTTACCGTCAGGATTACTGCGGCTGTGTCTATTCACGGGCTGAAGCGTAA
- a CDS encoding HPr family phosphocarrier protein, protein MISKTLTVVNPSGLHLRPAGVLSQTAMKFKSDITIECGEKKIVAKSVLNVMAAGIKCGTEINLICDGEDEEEAMKTLTEAIESGLGEM, encoded by the coding sequence ATGATCAGCAAAACATTAACGGTTGTAAATCCATCCGGATTGCACTTAAGACCAGCAGGAGTTCTTTCACAGACAGCTATGAAGTTCAAGAGCGACATCACAATTGAATGTGGGGAGAAGAAGATTGTTGCTAAGAGCGTTCTGAACGTTATGGCAGCCGGAATTAAGTGCGGCACTGAGATTAACCTGATTTGTGACGGCGAGGACGAGGAAGAGGCCATGAAGACCCTGACCGAGGCCATTGAGAGCGGATTGGGCGAGATGTAA